From Rissa tridactyla isolate bRisTri1 chromosome 7, bRisTri1.patW.cur.20221130, whole genome shotgun sequence, a single genomic window includes:
- the USP40 gene encoding ubiquitin carboxyl-terminal hydrolase 40 isoform X7 — MYVEEEYFENENLYQCGACDKLVEASKLFKIILQSAKLRKLPPFLTISLLRFNFDFEKCERYKETSCYTFPIQINLRPFCEQTEMDDSEYMYELFSVIIHKGGCYGGHYHVYIRDVDELGNWQLQEEEDRLIEDKPLRVTENAKEIENPLAVLKGILSEEESKQIPVDQLGQKLLEKYGVSWNKKYRKQCGALRKYLQNHPQIFQFSPDENKVGLKEKHKLLFKSDSQGQTLQSPLQKNVQWNSEKNPTGPRDNSAGCHWFDLNDSKVHPIKEKDIEKQFQGKESAYMLFYRKSQLKRPAEARGNPRYQIPEHLLNEMNAANTELQKKRAECDSANNGIDLHLHLSSCYKFHNGALHPSLTWRESVVDLTIDRRKMLGDLRQSVFQMLESWEGDMILSIARPLPAGLHLYQILDGDELTLDGIGLADGADIFVWNGKEVGGTKVMTGPDHEPVVINVLRLAEHNEGGKGQHFTESQHVFSCSTRLGDLRRALAPSGGIILKNGSGPDKEAKNWEVFLEEDMKETVKSVGLTDGCSVLILDSHDQSFVDVSGGNLTAFTYDISWLQVKNFCRTDDEEKRVKITATIETVMSDIKMKAIRELQLEEELANDSCLRPVNGNGKLLSPVPEDYTVKEAELKMGSLLGLCHGKAPTSTQLFLYFIVGSDQNTSPEMEIIVEETASVKECLNLMLEKSGLSDVCFCVLVGDNWHLRRIDWCYEAGEALSQENATLKELNVCRGDTLVITEGKLPPKGFLKIPIWWLKSSSHMKRGENAQDQVNGMTCKMDALQVSPAGDSPEYIHTDMDLCYAGSIEIAGEASLEDLKMQAMTLPYCQEQIVPLPSFLRAWTLESKHPGKLLRNNKQQLNDYKLGSRVEICIEALQKEENLGPHELLLRVQMGIPGERDYYDSTDLVWDISKECTTWALRQRVASHYCLPVDKIEIAKYFPEKFEWLPISSWTQQISKRKRKKKQESLQLAPYHLKDGDIIGVKNLLLDDTKDFSTVRDDVGKEKQRQLALEKKKSRQAERLQDHVFSDEKLIKHRKPEVALSINVGVFR, encoded by the exons actgaaatggATGATTCAGAGTACATGTATGAGCTCTTCTCTGTTATTATACATAAAGGTGGCTGCTATGGAGGACACTATCATGTTTATATCAGAGATGTGGATGAATTAGGAAACTGGCAGTTACAA GAGGAAGAGGATAGGCTGATTGAAGATAAGCCTTTAAGAGTTACAGAAAATGCCAAAGAAATAGAAAATCCATTGGCAGTCTTGAAAGGGATTTTATCAGAG gaAGAATCTAAACAAATTCCCGTGGATCAATTAGGGCAGAAATTATTGGAGAAATATGGGGTGTCCTGGAATAAGAAATACCGAAAACAATGTGGAGCGTTACGGAAG TATTTGCAGAACCATCCTCAGATATTTCAGTTCAGTCCTGATGAAAATAAGGTTGGTTTGAAGGAAAAACACAAGCTCCTGTTTAAGTCAGATTCTCAAGGACAAACTCTCCAAAGCCCTCTTCAGAAGAATGTCCAgtggaattcagaaaaaaaccctacagggCCAAGGGACAATTCTGCTGGTTGCCATTGGTTTGATCTGAATGATTCAAAAGTCCATCCGATCAAGGAGAAGGATATTGAGAAACAATTTCAGGGTAAAGAGAGTGCCTACATGCTGTTTTATCGAAAATCTCAGTTAAAAAGACCGGCTGAAG CGCGAGGAAATCCAAGGTACCAAATTCCTGAACACCTTCTGAATGAAATGAATGCTGCTAATACTGAGCTGCAAAAAAAGAG AGCGGAATGTGACTCAGCAAACAATGGCATTGATTTACATCTCCATTTGAGCTCCTGTTATAAATTTCACAATGGGGCTTTGCATCCTTCACTTACTTGGAGAGAGAGTGTTGTGGATTTGACTATCGATAGAAGAAAAATGCTAGGAGACCTTCGACAATCAGTATTCCAG ATGTTGGAATCTTGGGAAGGAGACATGATTCTCAGTATTGCCAGGCCTTTACCAGCAGGACTGCATCTTTACCAGATACTTGATG GAGATGAGCTGACGCTGGATGGCATTGGGCTGGCCGATGGAGCAGACATCTTCGTGTGGAATGGGAAAGAG GTTGGTGGCACGAAGGTAATGACGGGCCCTGATCATGAACCTGTGGTTATAAACGTTCTTCGTTTAGCGGAGCATAATGAAGGTGGGAAAGgtcagcatttcacagaatcGCAGCACGTCTTTTCATGCAGCACAAGACTAGGTGATCTGCGCAGAGCCTTAGCACCGTCAGGAGGAATCATCTTAAAGAACGGCTCAGGACCAGATAAAGAAGCCAAGAACTGGGAAGTTTTTCTTGAAGAAGATATGAAGGAAACAGTCAAAAGTGTTGGTCTGACGGATGGATGCTCAGTGCTAATCTTAGACAGCCATGACCAGAG CTTCGTGGATGTGTCAGGTGGCAATTTGACTGCTTTTACATACGACATCAGCTGGCTCCAAGTTAAAAACTTCTGCAGAACAGATGATGAAGAGAAACGAGTTAAAATTACTGCCACTATTGAAACA GTGATGTCAGATATCAAAATGAAAGCAATACGGGAGCTTCAGCTAGAGGAAGAACTAG CAAATGACAGCTGTCTTAGACCTGTTAATGGAAATGGGAAACTTCTTTCTCCAg TGCCTGAAGATTATACTGTCAAGGAAGCGGAACTGAAAATGGGAAGCTTGCTAGGGCTGTGTCATGGGAAAGCTCCAACTTCCACTCAG CTCTTCTTATATTTTATTGTTGGGAGTGACCAAAACACAAGCCCTGAGATGGAGATCATTGTGGAAGAGACTGCCTCTGTCAAAGAG tgtctaaATTTAATGCTGGAAAAATCTGGATTGTCAG atgtgtgtttttgtgttttggtagGTGACAACTGGCATTTGAGAAGGATTGACTGGTGCTATGAAGCAGGAGAAGCGTTAAGTCAGGAA AACGCCACTTTGAAGGAACTTAATGTCTGCAGAGGAGATACTTTGGTTATAACAGAAGGAAAGCTTCCACCAAAG GGTTTCCTGAAAATACCTATCTGGTGGCTCAAGTCTTCGAGTCATATGAAACGTGGAGAGAATGCACAAGACCAAGTCAATGGGATGACCTGCAAGATGGATGCTTTGCAGGTGTCTCCTGCAGGAG ATTCACCAGAATATATCCACACAGACATGGATCTTTGTTACGCTGGCAGCATAGAAATAGCGGGAGAAGCTTCTTTGGAAGATCTGAAGATGCAG gcTATGACGCTACCGTACTGCCAGGAGCAGATTGTCCCACTGCCCTCATTTCTCAGAGCATGGACGCTGGAAAGTAAGCACCCGGGCAAGCTTTTACGAAACAACAAGCAACAACTCAA tgactATAAGCTGGGCTCCCGAGTGGAAATCTGCATAGAAgctttgcaaaaagaagaaaatttggg CCCCCATGAACTGCTACTTCGAGTCCAGATGGGCATACCAGGGGAGAGGGACTACTATGACTCCACAGATCTGGTGTGGGATATCTCCAAAGAGTGCACGACCTGGGCGCTGAGGCAACGAGTGGCTTCTCACTATTGTCTCCCTGTAGATAAAATTGAAATAGCCAAATACTTCCCTGAAAAATTTGAGTGGCTGCCAATATCTAGCTGG ACACAGCAAATTTCAAAGAGGAAAcggaagaaaaagcaggagagtTTACAGTTGGCGCCTTATCACCTGAAAGATGGAGATATCATTGGGGTGAAG AATCTTCTCCTTGATGACACTAAGGACTTCAGCACAGTGAGAGATGATGttggaaaagagaaacaaaggcagcttgcattagaaaaaaagaaaag tcgTCAAGCCGAACGCTTACAGGACCATGTTTTCTCTGATGAGAAGCTGATTAAGCACCGTAAACCAGAAGTGGCTCTTTCTATCAATGTGGGAGTTTTCAGATAG